The sequence AGTGCAGCAGTATCTTGAACGTTGCAAGTTAACCTCACCAGGTGTCGAATAAAGTTGGCATAATTATAGAGACCAAGTAGGCCTCTATAATAAAACCTTCACAGGTTTGAAGCATAAGTATTATATGCTACAaggcccagtggttttttttgtttactgGGGAATGTGTATGCTTCATCAAATGGGAGCATTGGCAGTGATCCTTGAGTCTTCAAGAAGACGAACTAGAGAGCAATAGCATTTACGGTATACAAAATGTAGCTGAATACTTTTTTCCAGTGATAACTAGGGATCAGAgagaaacctaggaagctgccttacagcaagctccagaccaggggtcagcaacctttttcagccgtgggctggtccaccgtccctcagaccatgtggtgggccggactatgtttttttttgggggggggggaatgatttcctaagccccacaaataacccagagatgcattttgaataaaaggacacattctactcatgtaaaaacgctgattcccggaccatacatgggccagatttagaaggcgattgggctgcatctggcccatgggccttaggttgcctacccctgctccagACCATTGTTTCATCTAGTTCCATATTGTCCGTGGCAGCTCTTAGGTGTTTCAAATAGGTCTTTCCGTTGATCCTTTTAAATGGAGTAATTCTCTAGCCATTATAGCTGCAGAGGTGGTTTGGGTCAAATGTGGATGCTCGCTGGTAAGGACTCCATAAAGAGAATTGCAGAGGACAAAGAGCCAGTTAACGGTGGGCTGCTCAGCTCTTTACCCTCCCCATGCCAGGTCTAGAGGAAGGAGATAGCATTGTGCCAACTGACCATCTCTGCAAGTGTCATGTTTGCATAAATTCAGATTCTGGCTTTCCTTCTTACCCAGAAGACATACCATTGAGCTTAtaactataattattattattattattattattattattattattttaaaaaattatatcctACCCTATTTCCCAAAGAATCCCTTGGTTTGGTgtcgtattgtgttttaatttgttggaagttgcccggAGTGGCTGGAGGAACCCAGTTGGGTAGCGGCatattaattatttttaacatttaaGAGCATATTTCAAACATTTATGAAATATTTTAAACCATCTGCAGATATTGAGAACATCTAGACATTTTTAATTGTTCTGTTGTCATTCTTGCCAGCTTCCGTTGGCACATTTATGATACTGTGTCGTGGACTAGCTAGCCAGTCGTAACTGCCACTGCTGCTCATTGGTGTGCAATGGCATTGGCTTGAGGAACAGGATGGTTGAGACGGTGGTCAGTGATGATGCCTTTCCACCATTAGTTCGAGTGTCATGGCCATGAGATAACTTTACATGCACTACCATCTGAGACCACCACTCGCCTCTCATGGCAAGTTCTGCCTCATTGGTACTCATTTGATATAGAATATTTCCTCGTCAGCATGCCTTGTTCTTGTACAAATCATAGAGTCTGTAAGACCTGTGGTCTGCATGAAGACCTAAAGGCTTTTATGTTCTGCGGGGCCTGTTCTGACTGCTGTGGTTATTAACCTGAGGCAGTGTAAACATAGTTTCTAGACAACAAGAAATGAGTAGGTGGGTCTTGAAAAGTCTGCAAACTGGCTTGATAACCATCACGCTTAGGTAAGTAGTATACATCTAACTGCATATCTGCCAGCCTCGTGCTCATGGTAACTTTCTGGCCATCCTGTTCTAACTGCCATTCTCTCTTCCCATTCTCCCAGTGAAGTATCTTGCTTTCCTGCGTAAGCGTATGAACACCAACCCGTCCCGTGGTCCTTACCACTTCCGTGCCCCTAGCCGGATCTTCTGGAGGACAGTGCGAGGTAGGTGTATTCTCAACAACTTTTATCTGACCAAGAAGATAAATTAACGTGTTGGGGCGTGCCCATCACATGGTATATTCACAAATCAGTATTCAGTGGGAATCAACACGTCTACTCATTTGTGTCTTTCTCACATATTCACTCATGGGTCTCTTTGGTTCCATTTCTGTGTTGAATGTGTGAATTTTTATCTGTCTTTTACACATGCACTTACATACAGGCAAGTCCcaatttacatgggggttatattccaaggcaccacacattgaaatgaatgggtatATTTGAaataccattgaaaaagcctgcaaacacccccttttgtgatgttttggggtcacttccaggttcagcgTTCATGGTCATGCACATATCAGACACACCTAAACTGATCACTCACTGCTTGTACATATTTAATGTGTGTTTTCTCAAAATACACAGTTCTCTGTGCATTTTGATGTGTTCTGAGCTAAAAACTAGTATCACagtattcagagaagtgtgaaatccagTGGATAGGTGTGTTCCAATGCCAGCTCATGTGTTTATATTGCAATTAGCAAAGatcaggtttttttaaagctaCCCTAATACTGGGTGGTCAGTATATACATCCCAACTGGTGTTTATTTCCAGAATTTGCCCTAAAAAGGCAATTTGTTGTTAATAATAGTAGtacatttattacttataccccgtccactctgggcagcttacagcatatataaaacagaaaaacttcaaacattaaaaacgttccaatacagagctgccttctaaaagttatgcAGTTCTTTATCCCCTTGACATATATAACCCACCCTCAAATTTTTATTCTAAATTTCACACTTCTTTTAGAGGGCACATACTGCTCTTTATCCTAGCCTGGGagttcttcttctcctccagCCTCTTCACATCTCCTCTCTCTTTGCAGGAATGCTCCCACACAAGACCAAACGGGGTCAGGCTGCCTTGGAGAGGCTGAAGGTCTTTGATGGCATCCCTCCTCCTTACGATAAGGTAACTTTCCTTCTGCCTTTGGTGCTTTGCCATCATTATTCCTGATCCTGTTCTGTCAGTGATGTTTTTCTTATACCTACATTGTTTGACTTGAAGAGTGAGAAAAAAATTCCAAACGCTGAGGCAGATTTTGCACCTCTGGGAGTGCTCACAGTTGCCTTTGTCTTGCATATATTGCTTAATGGGACATGTGTTCTCTTACAGCGCAAGAGGATGGTGGTCCCTGCCGCTCTGAAAGTGGTCCGCCTCAAGCCCACACGCAAGGTATTTTTTACCATTTTTTTAGTAGACGTCTTACAGCTCCAGTGAGGGGCACACAAAGTGGTTTGCCAACATTTCTGCACTCCAGTGCCATAAAGCACTAACTGGGGGAGGGCCTATAacgctgccacccccaccccccaagttaGACCTGGAGCAATACACTTTGCATGGGCATCTGCTGGGCATCTCCAGTTGAAAATCTTGTGTAGTTTTGTAGAGAGGTAGCCTGAGGCCTTGGAGAGCAGCAATACTGGAGCAAATGGACTGACTCACAATAAGCTTTATATGTTACTTCTGGAAGCCCCCACAAATAGTATTTAAGAACAAAATTCTGAAGGAATTGCTTTGGGAGCATCCTTAGTCTATTGATGGGACCCACTGCAGCTTTCGTTCTCCATGTGATCATCTTGAAACCTCAGTCATGGTCAAACCTGCCTTGTCCCCTGTGCAACTGATTTCTTTTGGTGTTTGCTTCAGCCTATCAGAAACAGCCTTAAATAGACTGTTCCTGGCAAGATGGCCTTAGCTACTGCACTCACCAAGTGTTGCCTGCTGCTGTTGGCTGGTCAGTGATGATGACACTCCACCATTAGTTCGAGTCTCAAGACCATGAGACCACAACTCTTCATGCACTACCATCTGAGACCAGCCCCTCATAGTTGGAGCTTTGTGCTTTGAGTGGGGACCAAACAGCCCTTTTGGGTAAGCAGCAAGGCATATATAAATTAGAGCAGTTCGTGAGCAGCAGGAATTTGggctctaaggcaggggtcagcaaactttttcagcagggggccagtccactgtccctcagaccttgggggggcggactgtattttttttgggggggtgaacgaattcctatgccccacaaataacccagagatgcattttaaataaaaggacacattctactcatgtaaaaacacgctgattcccggaccgtccgcaggccggattgagaaggtgattgggccggatctgggccccgggctttagtttgcctacccatgctctaaggaGTCACTTGTGGGGTCATTCAGATTTTGTTgcgttccaactcccatcattcctgatcgctcttgttggggctgatgggacttggagcaaCAACTACCAGAGAGCCACAGGCGCCAAATCCCTGTTCATAACGTGTGCTGTATTGAGGGCTTGGATGGAGGGTTTGCCTGGTGGTGAAAGTGCCAGGAACGGAGCCAATAGTTTCCCTAGGAATATTATTGAAAGCGGAATTCTGTGGGCAATAGCATGTGGGTTGGGAGAAAGGCCTCCATGCAGTTGCTGTGTCTGATTCAGTGAATAGAGGCAAGAAGGGGTAAGCGAGGAGGTAGCTCCCAACTTTGTGTGTGGGCAGCGACATTTTGTGCACTGGAACAGCACCTTGCAGTGCTGGAGGCTTGTAAGCTAATGCGTGTCTTTCCCAACCACAGTTTGCCTATTTGGGTCGCCTTGCCCATGAGGTTGGGTGGAAGTACCAGGCCATCACAGCTACCCTGGAGGAGAAGCGCAAGGCAAAGGCCAAGATTCATTACACAAAGAAGAAGCAACTGAAGGTGAGTTAGCCTGAACGCATAATTATTGTGGGGAGTGTTCTGGGTTTAGTGGAGAAAGgaacccctctccctcccttctcccttttaatttaaaaatgaagGGGGAGACGGAACCTTTAGATCATTATTACAGGCAAGAGTGTCTATTTATGCCACACCAGCAAGTGAATAGGCTTCAGAGAGTTGAAGATATCCTAAGCTGAACTTTGGTTAATTCCCCCCAACAGTCTGTCTTCCATCTGTATGTAAAGTTGTGTGTGCATGTTGTGCTCTCTTAACATCAGACCTCTTCTGCTCTTACAAAGCCTACCTATAaattcactttttcttttcttttcttgtagaAACTCCAAAAGCAGGCAGAGAAAAATGTGGAGGGCAAGATTGCAAAATATACAGACATCTT comes from Podarcis raffonei isolate rPodRaf1 chromosome 13, rPodRaf1.pri, whole genome shotgun sequence and encodes:
- the RPL13A gene encoding 60S ribosomal protein L13a, whose protein sequence is MAEPKVLVIDGRGHLLGRLAAIVAKQVLLGRKVVVVRCEGINISGNFYRNKLKYLAFLRKRMNTNPSRGPYHFRAPSRIFWRTVRGMLPHKTKRGQAALERLKVFDGIPPPYDKRKRMVVPAALKVVRLKPTRKFAYLGRLAHEVGWKYQAITATLEEKRKAKAKIHYTKKKQLKKLQKQAEKNVEGKIAKYTDILKHYGILV